In Desulfosediminicola ganghwensis, a single window of DNA contains:
- a CDS encoding serine dehydratase subunit alpha family protein: protein MNFTVKDILQMEVTLALGCTEPVAVALGTAAAASILPEKQFDSIEVLVDPNIYKNGMAVTIPNSGGLAGINTAAALGACGCDPLLGLELFESLNEESVQQARDLLKAKAVTVKVREERGLYIAARIVSGNSMAECTIVDLHNNIVSLKLDGNEVTDSPLIATLPENAGKNKLAELEEWLRQLSLNDLYDLVDELDEEDLAFLQEGVEHNLRLAEYGLKHGSGLGIGKGIDRLLKQKLLVNDMATSARRLTSAAADARMSGAKLPAMSSAGSGNHGLTAILPIWAIKDFIDTDEETVLKAIGLSHIITGYVKAHTGRLSAVCGCSVAAGAGATAGIAYLVGGDANHIAGAIKNILEDLAGVICDGAKAGCAIKLNTAAGAAVQAALFSLQGINVKDTDGIIGTSPESTIRNMGTLSHEGMSAADKTILQIMIDKEKNRA from the coding sequence ATGAATTTTACGGTCAAAGACATTCTGCAGATGGAGGTAACTCTCGCCCTCGGCTGCACAGAACCGGTCGCCGTCGCCCTTGGCACAGCAGCTGCCGCGAGCATACTCCCTGAAAAGCAGTTCGACTCCATTGAGGTTCTGGTAGACCCCAACATCTACAAAAATGGCATGGCCGTAACTATCCCTAACAGCGGTGGCCTGGCTGGCATAAACACCGCAGCCGCCCTCGGAGCCTGCGGATGTGACCCGTTGCTGGGCCTCGAGTTATTTGAATCGCTCAACGAAGAATCCGTCCAGCAAGCCAGGGATTTACTCAAGGCTAAAGCTGTAACTGTGAAGGTACGGGAGGAGCGCGGGCTCTACATAGCAGCCAGGATTGTCTCCGGCAACTCAATGGCAGAATGTACCATAGTCGATCTGCACAACAACATTGTCAGCCTCAAGCTCGATGGCAACGAGGTGACCGATTCGCCTCTAATCGCCACCTTGCCTGAAAACGCCGGCAAAAATAAACTTGCCGAGCTTGAAGAATGGCTGAGGCAGCTCAGCCTTAACGATCTTTACGACCTGGTTGATGAGCTTGATGAAGAAGATCTCGCTTTCCTGCAGGAAGGTGTCGAACACAACCTGCGCCTGGCCGAATACGGCTTAAAACACGGCAGCGGTCTTGGTATCGGCAAAGGTATCGACCGATTGCTCAAGCAGAAGCTTCTGGTCAACGACATGGCGACCTCGGCCAGAAGGCTGACCTCGGCTGCAGCAGACGCCCGCATGAGCGGCGCCAAGCTGCCGGCTATGAGCTCTGCCGGCAGCGGCAATCACGGTCTCACCGCCATTCTGCCCATCTGGGCCATCAAGGATTTTATCGACACCGATGAAGAAACGGTGCTCAAGGCGATTGGCCTCAGCCATATCATCACCGGCTACGTCAAGGCACATACCGGCAGGCTCTCAGCGGTATGCGGTTGCTCAGTGGCGGCAGGTGCAGGCGCCACCGCCGGCATCGCCTACCTGGTTGGAGGTGACGCCAACCACATCGCCGGCGCGATCAAGAATATCCTGGAAGATCTGGCCGGGGTTATCTGCGACGGCGCCAAAGCCGGCTGCGCCATCAAACTCAATACCGCAGCCGGTGCTGCGGTGCAGGCTGCGCTCTTTTCCCTGCAGGGTATCAACGTCAAAGACACCGACGGCATTATCGGCACCTCCCCCGAAAGCACCATCAGAAACATGGGAACTCTCAGCCACGAAGGCATGAGCGCCGCTGACAAGACCATCCTGCAGATCATGATCGACAAGGAAAAGAACAGAGCTTGA
- the purL gene encoding phosphoribosylformylglycinamidine synthase: MSVKITRLYRKIDDSRAYCFNIESSRELTDEEVLRVRLILADGFLAETVSTSPVLAGDRVVELGPRMNFATAWSSNMVSICRATGLDMITRVERSRRYIVPEGQDIQQFIDANHDRMTECHYPEPLASFETGVEPEQVYDVDLISEGPDGLLNIPGISMDEWDRNLYYDYFVGRLKRNPTIVEIMDLNNANSEHSRHGYFKGKQVIDGEEYPDTLFDLVVDTLKANPKGSSIAFKDNSSAIKGYEITTLHPVEPGKPSPFKKVNATYNPLLTAETHNFPTGVAPFPGAETGTGGRIRDVLGTGKGAYVVAGTAAYCVGNLNIPGYTLSWEDDAPVPNNLAGPLEIMIEASNGASDYGNKFGEPVIQGFARSFDMRLDNGERWGFLKPIMFTAGIGQIDDRHSEKEKEEKGMLIVQVGGPAYRVGFGGGAASSMMQGENESELDFDAVQRGDAEMEQKMSRVIRACNEMGDKTLIDVMHDQGAGGPANVMKELVENSGGRVEIRNVRVGDPTMSVLEIYVAEYQERCGLLIRPENIEEFKRICAREKVGCEVLGEVTGDLRFVVHDSNDGSTPVDIHLDALLGEIPQKTFTDNRTRIASNPVELPADLTVRDALDKVLRLVSVGSKRFLTNKVDRAVTGLIAQQQCCGPLQLTVADVAVVAQSHLGKTGIATAIGEQSIKMLVDPAAGARMAVGEVMTNLVWAKIDAIDQVKCSANWMWAPKLPGEGAAIYDAAKAMCDAMIEVGIAVDGGKDSLSMATMVGEETVKSPRELTISVYATMPDITAKVTPDIKNPGNSVLLFIDPTGGKNRLGGSALAHVHRQLGADSPDVENPAGLKAAFNAVQQMIAAKLISAGHDRSDGGLITTMLEMAFAGNCGIDIDLATESGAIEALFSEEVGMVVECNDANLAAVQQLLETAGVANAVLGNTTTEKQIKVAVNGSSVLAEEMVVLRGLWEETSYQLERLQANVDCVEQEKCNIYDRKGPGYVLTFEPTATPVERLEAGDKPKVAILRDEGSNSDREMTSAFYAAGFEPWDICMNDLLAGTIDLAEFRGLAAVGGFSYADVPDSAKGWAATIRFNERLQKMFRDFYNREDTFTLGICNGCQLFGLLGWVPELDIPAEKQPRFIHNESGRFESRWATVKVQESNAMMLQGMEGTVFGIHVDHGEGKLHFPDAEIMDKVKANNMTPMVYVDDEGNATESYPFNPNGSPEGLAGLCSADGRHLALMPHPERVFLSWQAHYLPEGLKHLEVTPWMKMFQNAYEWCMK; this comes from the coding sequence ATGAGTGTGAAAATCACACGTTTGTATCGGAAGATTGACGATAGCCGGGCCTACTGTTTTAACATAGAATCCAGCCGCGAGTTAACGGATGAAGAAGTGCTACGGGTACGCTTGATCCTGGCCGATGGCTTTCTGGCGGAGACTGTCTCCACCTCTCCGGTTCTGGCGGGTGACCGTGTTGTCGAGCTTGGACCGCGCATGAATTTCGCCACCGCCTGGTCGTCGAATATGGTCTCCATTTGCAGGGCGACCGGCCTTGACATGATTACCAGGGTTGAGAGATCCCGCCGTTACATTGTGCCGGAGGGCCAGGATATCCAGCAGTTTATCGACGCCAATCATGACCGGATGACCGAGTGTCATTACCCGGAGCCGCTGGCAAGCTTTGAGACAGGCGTGGAGCCGGAACAGGTATACGATGTGGACCTGATCAGCGAGGGGCCTGACGGCCTGTTGAATATTCCGGGCATTTCCATGGATGAGTGGGATCGCAACCTCTACTACGATTATTTCGTGGGCAGACTGAAGCGTAACCCGACCATCGTTGAGATCATGGATCTCAATAACGCCAACTCTGAACACTCACGCCACGGTTACTTCAAGGGTAAGCAGGTAATTGATGGCGAAGAGTATCCGGATACTCTCTTTGATCTGGTGGTCGATACCTTAAAGGCCAACCCGAAAGGTTCCTCCATTGCTTTTAAAGATAACTCCAGCGCCATCAAGGGCTACGAAATCACCACATTGCATCCGGTTGAGCCTGGTAAGCCCTCTCCATTTAAAAAAGTAAATGCGACCTATAATCCGTTGCTCACCGCCGAGACCCATAACTTCCCCACCGGCGTGGCACCGTTCCCGGGTGCCGAGACAGGAACGGGTGGCCGTATTCGCGACGTACTGGGTACGGGTAAAGGGGCCTATGTCGTGGCAGGAACTGCGGCCTACTGCGTCGGTAATCTCAATATTCCAGGATACACTCTCAGCTGGGAAGACGATGCACCGGTCCCTAATAACCTCGCCGGTCCGCTGGAGATTATGATCGAGGCGAGTAACGGTGCCTCCGATTATGGTAATAAGTTCGGTGAGCCGGTGATCCAGGGTTTCGCCCGTTCGTTTGATATGCGTCTTGATAACGGGGAGCGCTGGGGCTTTTTGAAGCCGATCATGTTCACCGCCGGTATCGGCCAGATTGATGATCGCCACTCCGAGAAGGAAAAAGAAGAAAAAGGCATGCTCATCGTGCAGGTGGGTGGCCCGGCCTATCGGGTCGGTTTCGGTGGTGGCGCGGCTTCTTCGATGATGCAGGGTGAAAACGAGTCCGAGCTCGATTTCGATGCCGTCCAGCGTGGTGACGCTGAGATGGAGCAGAAGATGAGCCGTGTCATTCGTGCCTGTAACGAGATGGGTGACAAGACCCTGATCGACGTCATGCACGACCAGGGCGCAGGTGGTCCCGCCAACGTAATGAAAGAGCTGGTTGAGAATTCCGGCGGTCGGGTTGAGATTAGAAACGTTCGGGTGGGTGATCCCACCATGTCTGTGCTGGAAATCTATGTTGCCGAATACCAGGAGCGCTGCGGGCTCTTGATTCGTCCTGAGAATATTGAGGAATTTAAGAGGATTTGCGCTCGTGAGAAGGTTGGTTGCGAAGTGCTGGGCGAAGTGACCGGCGATCTGAGATTCGTGGTACATGATTCCAACGATGGTTCTACCCCGGTGGATATCCATCTGGATGCCCTGCTGGGTGAAATACCCCAGAAGACCTTTACCGATAACCGTACCAGGATCGCTTCCAATCCTGTTGAGCTGCCGGCAGACCTCACCGTCCGTGATGCACTGGACAAGGTGCTGCGTCTGGTATCGGTTGGTTCCAAGCGTTTTCTCACCAACAAGGTGGATCGTGCGGTAACCGGCCTTATTGCCCAGCAGCAGTGCTGTGGTCCGCTGCAGCTGACCGTGGCCGATGTGGCAGTTGTGGCCCAGAGTCATCTCGGTAAAACCGGTATAGCCACTGCGATCGGTGAGCAATCGATCAAGATGCTTGTCGACCCTGCGGCAGGTGCCAGAATGGCGGTTGGTGAGGTTATGACCAACCTGGTCTGGGCCAAAATTGATGCAATCGACCAGGTTAAATGTTCAGCCAACTGGATGTGGGCACCGAAACTGCCGGGCGAGGGTGCGGCCATCTATGATGCTGCCAAAGCCATGTGCGACGCCATGATCGAGGTGGGTATCGCGGTCGATGGAGGCAAAGACAGTCTTTCAATGGCCACCATGGTCGGTGAAGAGACTGTAAAATCTCCGCGTGAACTCACCATTTCCGTTTACGCCACCATGCCGGATATCACCGCCAAGGTGACACCGGATATCAAGAACCCAGGCAATTCCGTACTGCTGTTCATCGATCCGACCGGTGGCAAAAATCGCCTGGGCGGTTCAGCTCTGGCCCATGTCCATCGCCAGCTTGGTGCGGACAGCCCCGATGTGGAAAACCCTGCAGGGCTGAAGGCGGCTTTTAATGCGGTGCAGCAGATGATTGCGGCAAAACTCATCAGTGCCGGTCACGATAGGAGTGATGGCGGTCTTATCACCACCATGCTCGAGATGGCTTTCGCCGGTAACTGCGGTATTGATATCGATCTGGCAACGGAGTCTGGTGCCATCGAAGCGCTCTTCTCAGAAGAGGTCGGTATGGTGGTTGAGTGCAACGACGCAAATCTGGCGGCTGTACAGCAGTTGCTTGAAACTGCCGGTGTCGCCAATGCGGTGCTCGGTAACACCACAACTGAAAAGCAGATCAAGGTTGCGGTTAATGGTAGTTCAGTTCTTGCTGAAGAGATGGTTGTGCTGCGTGGCCTCTGGGAAGAGACCAGCTACCAGCTCGAGCGTCTGCAGGCCAATGTGGACTGTGTAGAGCAGGAAAAGTGCAATATCTACGATCGTAAAGGTCCAGGCTATGTACTGACATTTGAGCCCACTGCGACTCCGGTTGAGCGACTTGAGGCTGGTGATAAGCCGAAGGTAGCTATCTTGCGTGATGAGGGTTCCAATTCAGATCGCGAGATGACCAGTGCCTTTTACGCCGCAGGGTTCGAGCCCTGGGATATCTGCATGAATGACCTGCTGGCCGGCACCATCGACCTCGCAGAGTTCAGAGGCCTCGCTGCAGTAGGCGGTTTCTCCTACGCCGATGTGCCCGATTCCGCCAAGGGCTGGGCAGCCACCATCCGTTTTAACGAGCGTCTGCAGAAGATGTTCAGGGATTTCTATAACCGCGAAGATACCTTTACCCTCGGTATCTGTAACGGCTGTCAGCTCTTCGGCCTGCTTGGCTGGGTGCCTGAGCTTGATATCCCGGCGGAGAAGCAGCCGCGCTTCATTCATAATGAGTCAGGTCGTTTCGAGTCCCGCTGGGCCACCGTGAAAGTGCAGGAGTCCAATGCCATGATGCTGCAAGGCATGGAAGGAACCGTTTTCGGAATCCATGTCGACCATGGCGAAGGAAAGCTCCACTTCCCGGATGCTGAGATCATGGATAAGGTCAAGGCAAACAATATGACCCCGATGGTCTATGTGGATGACGAAGGTAACGCTACCGAGAGCTATCCGTTCAACCCCAACGGCTCACCGGAAGGTCTGGCAGGACTCTGCTCTGCCGACGGCCGCCACCTGGCGCTGATGCCGCATCCTGAGCGTGTTTTCCTTTCATGGCAGGCACATTATTTGCCCGAGGGACTGAAGCATCTTGAAGTTACTCCATGGATGAAGATGTTCCAGAACGCCTATGAGTGGTGCATGAAATAA
- a CDS encoding helix-turn-helix domain-containing protein — translation MTLQSSSSNSAGLLLSPDHQIVCAKLSRLNAPDVSQRAAALILLDQGTTQAETAEQSGLSIGQIRYLVKRFKEKGMEMFPADVLKKAADSEPVSLNAAPEKAAEAQKAIAPDGAEATPESTDTSARKSQDPSAPKPCKISKKGSKKRPKRPKPIKKKKSKRKRRKKKQG, via the coding sequence ATGACATTACAATCTTCATCCTCAAACTCCGCAGGTCTGCTTCTTTCCCCGGACCACCAGATCGTTTGTGCCAAACTCAGCAGATTGAACGCCCCTGACGTCAGTCAGCGCGCCGCCGCCCTTATCCTGCTCGATCAGGGCACGACCCAGGCTGAAACCGCCGAGCAGTCAGGACTGAGCATCGGTCAGATCCGCTACCTCGTTAAGCGTTTTAAAGAAAAAGGTATGGAGATGTTTCCCGCAGACGTTCTAAAAAAGGCTGCCGACAGCGAGCCGGTGTCATTGAATGCAGCGCCTGAAAAAGCAGCTGAAGCTCAGAAAGCGATTGCCCCGGATGGCGCCGAAGCGACACCAGAGTCTACCGATACCTCTGCACGCAAAAGCCAGGATCCCTCTGCCCCAAAGCCTTGCAAAATCAGCAAAAAGGGCTCTAAAAAACGCCCTAAACGACCAAAGCCGATTAAAAAGAAAAAGAGCAAGCGCAAGCGCAGAAAGAAAAAACAGGGCTGA
- a CDS encoding DUF4920 domain-containing protein, giving the protein MKRITLLFLAATLLFTGQAFAKTYGNGISEGESTAISRILDAPDEYLGKTVRVEGLIIEVCAKRGCWIYVAGDRPNEKIQVKVTDGEIVFPMSATGRVGIIEGIVDEVKLSREELIKYQQHLAEEKGKPFDPASIDEGTRFIRLIGLGAEINE; this is encoded by the coding sequence ATGAAGAGAATCACCCTGCTTTTTCTGGCTGCCACCCTGCTTTTCACCGGTCAGGCCTTTGCCAAAACCTACGGAAATGGTATCAGCGAAGGCGAATCCACCGCCATCTCTAGAATTCTCGATGCACCTGACGAATATCTCGGCAAAACAGTAAGAGTTGAGGGCCTTATAATCGAAGTGTGCGCCAAACGAGGCTGCTGGATTTATGTGGCAGGAGATCGCCCCAATGAAAAGATCCAGGTAAAGGTCACCGATGGTGAAATCGTCTTTCCCATGAGTGCTACCGGCCGGGTTGGCATTATAGAAGGTATTGTAGACGAGGTGAAACTTTCCCGGGAAGAGCTCATCAAGTACCAGCAACATCTTGCAGAGGAAAAAGGTAAACCATTCGACCCCGCCTCGATTGATGAAGGAACACGCTTTATCCGCCTGATCGGCCTTGGCGCTGAAATTAACGAATAA
- a CDS encoding PepSY-associated TM helix domain-containing protein, whose product MKWRRWNNIIHRDLGYLCFGLTIIYAISGIAVNHIADWNPNYRIERIQSTINPAPLVGLTGDGLIRNILTQLKESGEIKGSYQTDDTTLQIFVVNNNITVNLRSGEVFEEKNQPRKGLYQMNFLHINHAKKLWTWVADLYALALMIVAVTGLFILRGKKGLRGRGAWLTGAGIALPIFFLWLYL is encoded by the coding sequence ATGAAATGGCGTCGCTGGAACAACATAATCCACCGGGATCTCGGCTACCTCTGCTTTGGACTCACCATTATCTATGCGATTTCGGGAATTGCGGTAAATCATATTGCAGACTGGAATCCCAATTACCGGATTGAACGAATTCAATCTACCATCAACCCTGCCCCCTTAGTCGGACTGACCGGCGATGGTTTAATCAGGAACATACTGACCCAACTCAAAGAGAGTGGCGAAATCAAGGGAAGCTATCAGACAGACGATACGACTCTGCAGATTTTCGTGGTAAACAACAACATTACTGTCAACCTTCGCAGCGGAGAAGTTTTCGAGGAGAAGAACCAACCGAGAAAAGGGCTGTACCAGATGAATTTTCTGCATATCAATCATGCCAAAAAGCTCTGGACCTGGGTAGCTGATCTCTATGCGCTGGCGCTGATGATCGTTGCCGTCACCGGGCTTTTTATACTGCGTGGTAAAAAAGGCCTACGCGGCAGAGGCGCCTGGCTGACCGGGGCCGGAATCGCCCTGCCTATATTTTTCCTCTGGCTCTATCTGTAA
- a CDS encoding ArsR/SmtB family transcription factor, producing MIENIITLTKAFADGNRMRILMALQHAGELCPCQITELLEVSGATISRHLGVLQRSAIVESRNVGKWAYFRLKEDQEHQTMITWLSSQLESTEQIQRDREALTAILALDPEDICRKQRGTECCPVPSEEGKEDK from the coding sequence ATGATTGAAAACATAATCACACTAACCAAGGCATTTGCAGATGGTAACAGGATGAGAATCCTGATGGCGCTGCAGCATGCAGGCGAACTCTGTCCCTGCCAGATCACCGAATTGCTTGAGGTGAGCGGTGCAACGATTTCCCGACATCTTGGGGTTTTGCAGCGATCTGCAATAGTCGAGAGCAGGAATGTCGGCAAATGGGCCTATTTTCGCCTCAAAGAAGATCAGGAGCACCAGACGATGATCACCTGGCTATCGTCCCAGCTCGAGTCAACGGAGCAGATACAAAGGGACAGAGAGGCACTGACTGCGATTCTCGCCCTTGACCCTGAAGATATATGCAGAAAGCAACGAGGGACGGAATGTTGCCCCGTACCGTCTGAAGAAGGAAAGGAGGATAAATAG
- a CDS encoding arsenate reductase ArsC, which yields MSVNKPNVLFLCTGNSCRSQMAEGFARHLKSDRMNAFSAGIECHGLNENAVAVMAEKGVDISSHTSKVVEELGQIEFDYVVTVCGHANETCPMFRGDCKVIHVGFNDPPQMALAFEDKEQKLECYRKVRDEIEVFIKTLPDNLPGYTEKGND from the coding sequence GTGTCCGTTAACAAACCGAATGTCCTGTTTCTCTGTACGGGAAATTCCTGCCGAAGCCAGATGGCTGAGGGCTTTGCCCGTCACCTGAAAAGTGACAGGATGAACGCCTTTTCGGCAGGAATAGAATGTCACGGCTTAAATGAGAATGCCGTGGCTGTTATGGCGGAAAAGGGGGTGGACATCTCAAGCCACACCTCAAAAGTAGTCGAGGAACTGGGCCAGATTGAATTCGATTACGTGGTGACGGTATGTGGTCATGCCAACGAGACCTGCCCCATGTTCAGAGGTGACTGCAAGGTTATCCACGTGGGTTTTAACGATCCACCCCAAATGGCCCTGGCCTTTGAAGATAAAGAGCAGAAGCTCGAATGTTATCGAAAGGTTCGAGACGAAATAGAAGTATTTATCAAGACTCTGCCTGACAACCTGCCGGGCTATACGGAGAAAGGAAATGACTGA
- the arsB gene encoding ACR3 family arsenite efflux transporter, whose translation MTDQHNSNERRMTSIFERYLTLWVGACIVGGILLGKIAPDFAHTLDGMAIHVNGAPVVSIPIAICLFFMMYPIMVKIDFASVVKAGKSAKPVLLTLFINWAVKPFTMYAICIFFLGFLLKGFIGEAATDLVKIPFGLDLDVGAIHGAGTVVMHEGLKMLEIPLWRSYLAGCILLGIAPCTAMVLVWGYLSRGNDGLTLVMVAVNSLLMLLLYGVLGGFLLGVGRLPVPWQALLLSISIYVALPLVAGYFSRKWLIQTKGKVWFHEKFLHVLTPITIIALLTTLVLLFSFKGEVILQNPLTILWIAIPLFIQTVLIFALGYGLAKVLKLSYEDAAPAAMIGASNHFEVAIATAVMLFGLSSGAALATVVGVLIEVPLMLMLVRICLKTQHWFNHQ comes from the coding sequence ATGACTGATCAGCACAACTCAAACGAGCGTCGGATGACTTCGATTTTCGAACGTTATCTTACGCTCTGGGTAGGAGCCTGTATTGTCGGCGGCATCCTGCTTGGCAAGATTGCACCCGACTTTGCCCACACTCTGGACGGGATGGCAATCCATGTCAACGGGGCCCCTGTGGTTTCTATCCCCATCGCCATCTGCCTGTTTTTCATGATGTACCCGATCATGGTCAAAATCGACTTTGCCTCAGTGGTCAAAGCCGGCAAGAGTGCCAAGCCGGTTCTGCTGACCCTCTTTATCAACTGGGCGGTAAAACCTTTCACCATGTACGCCATCTGCATTTTCTTCCTTGGCTTTTTGCTTAAGGGCTTTATCGGGGAGGCCGCGACGGATCTGGTAAAGATTCCCTTCGGGCTTGATCTTGATGTCGGCGCAATCCATGGCGCCGGTACAGTGGTAATGCACGAGGGCCTAAAGATGCTCGAAATTCCGCTGTGGCGCAGCTATCTTGCAGGCTGCATTCTACTTGGCATCGCACCATGTACCGCGATGGTTCTGGTCTGGGGATATCTCTCACGCGGAAACGACGGCCTCACCCTGGTGATGGTTGCGGTAAACTCACTGCTCATGCTGCTGCTCTACGGTGTCCTGGGTGGATTTCTTCTTGGCGTGGGCAGACTGCCGGTACCGTGGCAGGCATTGCTGCTCTCCATCTCCATCTATGTGGCACTGCCATTGGTTGCCGGATATTTCTCAAGAAAGTGGCTGATTCAGACCAAAGGCAAGGTGTGGTTTCATGAAAAGTTCCTGCACGTCCTGACTCCGATCACCATTATCGCCCTGCTCACCACTCTGGTGCTGCTCTTTTCTTTCAAAGGCGAAGTGATCCTGCAGAACCCGCTCACCATTCTCTGGATCGCCATTCCGCTTTTCATCCAGACTGTGCTGATTTTTGCTCTTGGTTACGGCCTGGCGAAGGTCTTGAAGCTTTCCTATGAAGATGCGGCACCCGCTGCGATGATTGGTGCTTCAAACCATTTTGAAGTAGCCATCGCTACTGCGGTTATGCTTTTCGGCCTCTCCTCGGGTGCAGCCCTTGCCACGGTTGTCGGTGTATTGATCGAGGTGCCGCTGATGTTGATGCTGGTACGTATCTGCCTTAAAACCCAGCACTGGTTTAACCATCAGTAA
- a CDS encoding putative sulfate/molybdate transporter, with amino-acid sequence MTPIPSRTEHYRTMRFNRMEIAGSLGDLGTLLPLTMGMILVNDLSAVGTFFAIGLFYLLAGYYFKIPVAVQPMKVIAAYAIATGMTAQQVSSSTLLICIFMAIIGLTGAITHIGRLIPKSVVRGVQLATGVLLMNQGIHFILGTSASQQATGLAEPFFRLQHIGPVPVGFLLGIGGFFITLALLNSKRFPAAIILISLGLLAGFCFGDYENLIKILPGIYLPQILPYGFPSSIDLSFALFALVLPQIPMTLGNAVVATTELSKEYFPGAAERVSYRSMTLSMAFASGLCFLLGGIPLCHGAGGLAAHYRFGARTHGSNIVIGTLFIMMAIFLGPHAIALLHLLPMAILGVLLLFAGVQLGMSIIDIEERADLFVLLIMLGLTLVLNLAWAFVAGVLLAHALRSGKLHI; translated from the coding sequence ATGACGCCCATACCAAGCAGAACAGAGCATTACCGGACCATGCGCTTCAACCGTATGGAAATTGCAGGCTCGCTCGGCGACCTCGGAACCCTGTTGCCGTTGACCATGGGAATGATCCTGGTCAATGATCTCTCCGCGGTTGGCACTTTTTTCGCAATAGGACTCTTTTATCTGCTGGCCGGATATTATTTTAAAATCCCGGTTGCCGTACAACCTATGAAAGTGATCGCCGCCTATGCCATAGCCACGGGCATGACCGCGCAACAGGTAAGCAGCTCAACCCTGCTGATCTGTATATTCATGGCCATAATAGGTCTCACAGGGGCTATCACCCACATCGGCAGACTGATTCCCAAATCTGTGGTACGCGGCGTGCAGCTTGCGACCGGCGTGCTACTGATGAACCAAGGGATTCACTTTATACTGGGAACTTCCGCCTCGCAACAGGCAACCGGCCTTGCCGAACCGTTTTTCCGACTGCAGCACATTGGCCCTGTACCTGTTGGCTTTCTACTCGGTATCGGGGGCTTTTTCATAACCCTGGCCCTGCTGAACTCCAAACGTTTCCCGGCCGCTATCATCCTGATCTCGCTCGGCCTGCTGGCAGGATTCTGCTTCGGTGACTACGAAAATCTCATAAAAATCCTGCCCGGCATTTATCTTCCCCAGATTCTGCCCTATGGCTTTCCCTCTTCTATCGACCTGAGCTTTGCGCTCTTTGCCCTGGTGCTGCCGCAGATCCCCATGACTCTCGGCAATGCCGTTGTCGCCACCACAGAACTCTCTAAAGAGTACTTTCCGGGGGCTGCAGAACGGGTGAGTTACAGATCAATGACTCTCAGCATGGCCTTTGCCTCCGGTCTCTGTTTTTTACTGGGAGGAATCCCACTTTGCCACGGTGCCGGAGGGCTTGCCGCCCACTACCGCTTTGGTGCCCGAACCCATGGCTCTAATATTGTCATCGGCACCCTGTTTATTATGATGGCAATTTTTCTCGGCCCCCATGCCATCGCCTTGCTGCATCTCTTGCCTATGGCGATTCTCGGCGTGTTACTCCTCTTTGCCGGTGTTCAGCTCGGCATGAGCATTATTGACATTGAGGAACGTGCAGATCTATTCGTTCTCTTGATAATGCTGGGCCTCACCCTTGTTCTGAACCTGGCCTGGGCATTTGTCGCAGGTGTTCTGCTCGCCCACGCCCTGCGCTCGGGCAAGCTGCATATTTAA
- a CDS encoding YigZ family protein: protein MKPYSIPAAPVVVEQIVKRSQFICYIEHCPTKADADAFIRRINEKHPDANHNCWACVAGNPGDPAGYGMSDDGEPRGCAGKPMFNVLHHSGIGEICAVVSRYFGGIKLGTGGMARAYSSSVQLAMDQLDTRVKINYAKISLTLPYSLLKTTEHLISEVEGTVADAEYAADIQLIAEIPESMEELFQERIREASQGTILYQKD, encoded by the coding sequence ATGAAACCCTATTCCATCCCGGCGGCCCCGGTAGTCGTTGAACAGATTGTCAAACGCAGCCAGTTCATCTGTTATATAGAGCATTGCCCCACCAAGGCCGACGCCGATGCGTTTATACGCCGTATCAACGAGAAGCATCCAGACGCAAACCATAATTGCTGGGCCTGCGTGGCCGGTAACCCCGGCGACCCTGCCGGGTATGGTATGAGCGATGATGGTGAGCCCCGCGGCTGTGCCGGAAAGCCCATGTTCAACGTACTGCATCATTCCGGGATTGGTGAGATCTGTGCCGTGGTCAGCCGGTACTTCGGTGGCATCAAGCTGGGAACAGGAGGTATGGCCAGGGCCTACAGTTCAAGTGTTCAACTCGCCATGGATCAGTTGGACACAAGAGTAAAGATAAACTATGCCAAGATATCCCTGACTCTGCCCTATTCATTACTTAAAACAACTGAACACCTGATCTCGGAGGTGGAAGGTACAGTTGCAGACGCGGAGTACGCCGCTGACATACAGCTTATTGCTGAAATTCCGGAGAGTATGGAAGAGTTGTTTCAGGAAAGAATACGTGAAGCAAGCCAGGGAACAATACTTTACCAAAAAGACTGA